A DNA window from Castanea sativa cultivar Marrone di Chiusa Pesio chromosome 7, ASM4071231v1 contains the following coding sequences:
- the LOC142644631 gene encoding putative anion transporter 5: MLGLIRHELREIRLIGRGNSVNKCGSSTKEQVLRRMKLPKRYMIVLLTFISTFICYVERVGFSIAYTVEADAAGVNQSIKGSILSTFYYGYACSQVAGGWAAQRVGGRCVLLVSFMLWSLTCGFVPTDPNHVIVLVIARFLVGMAQGFIFPSIHTVLAQWVQPHERSRCVSLATSGMYLGAGAGMLVLPSLVKLRGPRSVFLAEAALGAVWSMLWLNYASDPPLPEHPKSNAAGFGQLFSSIKESQKIKVENGGGSIRSAKIPWKSILVSLPVWAIVVNNFTFHYALYVLMNWLPTYFEKGLQLSLQEMGFYKMIPFLNMFIFSNVGGVIADHLITNRILSVTGTRKFLNTIGFVVASVALVALPYFHTSCGAVFCSSMALGFLALGRAGFAVNHMDIAPRYAGIVMGVSNTAGTLAGIIGVDFTGRLLEAGRTDNSDLLSPESWKSVFMIPGVLCIISSLGFLLLSTGERIFD; encoded by the coding sequence ATGTTAGGATTGATAAGACATGAGCTTCGGGAAATAAGGCTTATTGGCAGAGGGAATAGTGTAAATAAATGTGGTTCTTCCACAAAAGAACAAGTATTGAGGAGGATGAAACTACCCAAGCGTTACATGATTGTCCTTTTAACCTTCATCAGTACGTTTATTTGCTATGTAGAACGCGTGGGCTTCTCAATTGCATACACTGTTGAGGCTGATGCTGCTGGTGTAAACCAATCAATTAAAGGTTCAATACTTTCTACTTTCTACTATGGATATGCCTGTTCACAAGTGGCAGGAGGATGGGCAGCTCAGAGAGTAGGGGGAAGATGTGTTCTCCTCGTCTCATTTATGTTATGGTCATTAACTTGTGGTTTTGTCCCAACAGATCCAAATCATGTCATAGTTTTGGTGATAGCCCGCTTTCTTGTAGGCATGGCACAAGGGTTTATCTTCCCATCTATCCACACTGTCTTAGCACAGTGGGTTCAACCTCATGAGAGGTCTAGATGTGTTTCTCTTGCAACATCTGGGATGTACCTTGGTGCAGGTGCAGGAATGCTTGTCCTCCCAAGCCTTGTGAAGCTGAGAGGCCCAAGATCTGTTTTTCTTGCTGAAGCAGCATTGGGTGCTGTATGGTCAATGCTTTGGTTAAACTATGCCAGTGACCCTCCTTTGCCTGAGCATCCAAAATCCAATGCTGCTGGTTTTGGACAATTATTTTCGTCAATAAAAGAGAGTCAGAAGATCAAAGTGGAGAATGGAGGAGGTTCTATCAGAAGTGCTAAAATACCATGGAAGAGCATCTTAGTCAGCTTACCAGTTTGGGCAATTGTGGTAAACAATTTCACATTCCATTATGCATTATATGTGTTGATGAATTGGCTGCCAACGTATTTTGAAAAAGGCCTCCAGCTTAGTCTTCAGGAAATGGGTTTTTATAAGATGATACCTTTTCTTAACATGTTTATATTCTCAAATGTTGGTGGGGTAATTGCTGACCACTTGATCACCAATAGGATCTTGTCTGTGACTGGAACCAGGAAGTTCCTAAACACAATAGGATTTGTAGTTGCTTCTGTTGCATTGGTGGCACTTCCTTATTTCCACACTTCTTGTGGGGCTGTCTTTTGTTCTTCTATGGCACTTGGTTTCCTGGCACTAGGAAGAGCTGGATTTGCTGTGAATCACATGGATATTGCTCCAAGATATGCAGGAATTGTGATGGGAGTTTCTAACACTGCTGGAACATTAGCTGGCATTATTGGAGTTGATTTTACTGGGAGGCTTCTTGAAGCTGGTAGAACTGATAATTCAGATCTTTTGAGTCCAGAAAGCTGGAAATCAGTGTTCATGATACCGGGGGTGCTCTGCATCATCAGCTCTCTTGGATTTTTATTACTCTCAACCGGAGAGAGGATTTTCGACTGA
- the LOC142644678 gene encoding glutamate receptor 3.2-like isoform X2, whose amino-acid sequence MNLVWHVSILVLYIGIFSEGASRPDVVNVGAIFTFSTINGKVSQIAIKAAEDDINSDPSILGGTKLSILMHDSNFSGFLGIIGALKFMETDTVAIIGPQHSVMAHVLSHLANELHVPLLSFTALDPTLSRLQYPYFIQTAPNDEFQMTAIADMISYFRWGEIVAVYSDDDQSRNGITALGDKLAERRCKITYKAALPPDPTATQSDVRDQLVKVQMMEARVIVLHTYSKTGLLVFKEAQNLGMMDHGYVWIASTWLSTVLDSVSPLPSKTAHSIQGVLTLRPHTPNSTRKSAFMSRWQKLSNNSIGFNPYGLYAYDTVWMIARAVDLLLDQQGTISFSNGSYLNRMGKGTLNLSALSIFDGGKQLLDNILRTNMTGLTGPIQFSPDRSPFHPSFDILNVIETGHRQIGYWSNYSGLSVVTPETLYTRPPNRSSSSQQLDSVVWPGGTTEKPRGWVFANNGRPLRIGVPNRVSYQDFVSRSRVNGTDTVQGYCIDVFLAAIKLLPYAVPYRFILFGDGHKNPSYSELVNMITTNVFDAVVGDIAIVPNRTKIVDFTQPYIESGLVVVAPVKKSNSSAWTFLRPFTPSMWAVTAVFFLIIGTVVWILEHRINDEFRGPPRKQIATILWFSFSTMFFAHRENTVSTLGRVVIIIWLFVVLIINSSYTASLTSILTVQQLSSPITGIDSLVTSTERIGFQVGSFAENYLMEELNIPKSRLVALGSPEEYAVALENRTVAAVVDEEPYIELFLSDHCKFKIRGQEFTKSGWGFYSRHGIPEESDPSRGAGSHSARVRTFLSFADEKEDVYKSKSKRKREEMQSSSRVKEDESKRTQMDSSQQRHDCEISVH is encoded by the exons ATGAATCTGGTTTGGCATGTGTCAATTCTTGTTCTCTATATTGGAATATTCTCTGAGGGGGCTTCAAGACCTGATGTAGTTAATGTTGGAGCTATCTTCACATTTAGCACGATCAATGGGAAGGTATCACAGATTGCAATTAAGGCTGCTGAGGATGACATAAATTCTGATCCAAGCATTCTTGGTGGAACTAAATTGTCTATACTTATGCATGATTCCAACTTTAGTGGATTTCTTGGCATCATTGGGG CATTAAAGTTCATGGAGACTGACACAGTAGCTATAATTGGTCCACAACATTCTGTGATGGCCCATGTACTCTCACATCTTGCAAATGAACTCCATGTTCCTTTATTGTCATTCACAGCACTCGATCCCACCCTATCACGTCTGCAATACCCTTACTTTATACAAACAGCACCCAATGATGAATTCCAGATGACTGCTATTGCTGATATGATTAGTTATTTTCGTTGGGGAGAGATTGTTGCAGTTTATAGCGATGATGATCAGAGCCGAAATGGTATTACTGCTTTAGGTGATAAACTTGCAGAAAGACGCTGCAAAATTACTTATAAAGCAGCACTTCCCCCGGACCCTACAGCAACACAAAGTGACGTTAGAGATCAACTAGTAAAGGTTCAAATGATGGAAGCTCGAGTAATTGTTTTACATACCTACTCCAAAACAGGTCTCTTGGTTTTCAAGGAGGCCCAGAATCTTGGAATGATGGATCATGGGTATGTTTGGATAGCTTCCACTTGGCTATCTACTGTTCTAGATTCAGTCTCACCACTTCCTTCAAAAACTGCACACTCTATCCAAGGAGTTCTGACACTTCGTCCACACACACCAAATTCAACAAGGAAAAGTGCTTTTATGTCACGGTGGCAAAAGCTGAGTAATAATTCTATTGGGTTCAACCCTTACGGTCTATATGCCTATGATACTGTTTGGATGATTGCTCGTGCAGTAGATTTGTTGCTTGATCAGCAAGGAACAATTTCATTCTCCAACGGTTCTTATTTAAATCGTATGGGGAAAGGGACTCTGAATCTTAGTGCGTTAAGCATTTTTGATGGGGGGAAGCAGCTGCTTGACAACATATTGCGGACCAATATGACAGGTTTGACGGGACCTATTCAATTTAGTCCTGACAGATCTCCATTCCATCCTTCATTTGATATCCTTAACGTGATTGAAACTGGTCATAGGCAGATTGGATACTGGTCTAATTATTCTGGACTATCTGTTGTGACCCCGGAGACACTTTATACAAGACCACCAAACCGTTCTAGTTCGAGTCAGCAATTAGACAGTGTGGTATGGCCTGGAGGAACTACAGAGAAGCCTCGTGGATGGGTTTTTGCAAACAATGGAAGGCCATTGAGAATTGGAGTTCCAAACCGAGTTAGTTATCAGGACTTTGTCTCACGATCAAGAGTAAATGGTACTGATACGGTCCAAGGATATTGCATAGATGTCTTCCTTGCTGCCATAAAGTTGCTTCCTTATGCAGTTCCATATAGGTTCATTCTCTTTGGAGATGGTCATAAGAATCCAAGCTACTCTGAGCTTGTAAATATGATCACAACAAAT GTTTTTGATGCTGTTGTAGGTGACATTGCAATTGTCCCAAACAGAACAAAGATAGTGGATTTTACTCAGCCATATATAGAGTCAGGACTAGTTGTGGTGGCCCCTGTCAAGAAGTCAAATTCAAGTGCCTGGACATTCTTAAGACCATTTACTCCATCCATGTGGGCTGTCACAGCagtttttttccttattattgGAACTGTTGTGTGGATTCTTGAACATAGAATAAATGATGAATTCCGAGGACCTCCTAGGAAACAAATAGCCACAATACTATG GTTTAGCTTCTCTACCATGTTTTTTGCGCATA GAGAAAATACAGTGAGCACACTTGGTCGTGTTGTGATTATCATCTGGCTTTTTGTGGTTCTCATAATCAACTCAAGCTATACAGCAAGCCTGACATCAATACTCACAGTGCAACAGCTTTCCTCCCCCATCACAGGAATTGATTCCTTGGTGACTAGCACTGAACGGATAGGATTCCAAGTAGGATCTTTTGCTGAAAACTATTTGATGGAGGAACTCAACATCCCAAAATCTAGACTAGTTGCTCTTGGCTCACCAGAAGAATATGCTGTTGCCCTTGAGAACAGAACTGTTGCTGCTGTGGTTGATGAAGAGCCATATATAGAGCTCTTCCTGTCAGACCACTGCAAGTTTAAAATTAGAGGCCAAGAGTTCACCAAAAGCGGGTGGGGATTT TATAGCAGGCATGGAATTCCTGAAGAATCCGATCCTTCTAGAGGTGCTGGCTCACATTCAGCACGTGTGCGGACATTCCTATCATTTGCTGATGAAAAGGAAGATGTGTACAAAAGCAAGTCAAAAAGAAAACGTGAAGAAATGCAATCAAGTAGTCGTGTGAAAGAAGATGAATCTAAGAGAACTCAAATGGACAGTTCTCAGCAGAGGCATGACTGCGAGATTTCAGTTCACTAA
- the LOC142644678 gene encoding glutamate receptor 3.2-like isoform X3, giving the protein MNLVWHVSILVLYIGIFSEGASRPDVVNVGAIFTFSTINGKVSQIAIKAAEDDINSDPSILGGTKLSILMHDSNFSGFLGIIGALKFMETDTVAIIGPQHSVMAHVLSHLANELHVPLLSFTALDPTLSRLQYPYFIQTAPNDEFQMTAIADMISYFRWGEIVAVYSDDDQSRNGITALGDKLAERRCKITYKAALPPDPTATQSDVRDQLVKVQMMEARVIVLHTYSKTGLLVFKEAQNLGMMDHGYVWIASTWLSTVLDSVSPLPSKTAHSIQGVLTLRPHTPNSTRKSAFMSRWQKLSNNSIGFNPYGLYAYDTVWMIARAVDLLLDQQGTISFSNGSYLNRMGKGTLNLSALSIFDGGKQLLDNILRTNMTGLTGPIQFSPDRSPFHPSFDILNVIETGHRQIGYWSNYSGLSVVTPETLYTRPPNRSSSSQQLDSVVWPGGTTEKPRGWVFANNGRPLRIGVPNRVSYQDFVSRSRVNGTDTVQGYCIDVFLAAIKLLPYAVPYRFILFGDGHKNPSYSELVNMITTNVFDAVVGDIAIVPNRTKIVDFTQPYIESGLVVVAPVKKSNSSAWTFLRPFTPSMWAVTAVFFLIIGTVVWILEHRINDEFRGPPRKQIATILWFSFSTMFFAHRENTVSTLGRVVIIIWLFVVLIINSSYTASLTSILTVQQLSSPITGIDSLVTSTERIGFQVGSFAENYLMEELNIPKSRLVALGSPEEYAVALENRTVAAVVDEEPYIELFLSDHCKFKIRGQEFTKSGWGFLDSKCLKVDVCAG; this is encoded by the exons ATGAATCTGGTTTGGCATGTGTCAATTCTTGTTCTCTATATTGGAATATTCTCTGAGGGGGCTTCAAGACCTGATGTAGTTAATGTTGGAGCTATCTTCACATTTAGCACGATCAATGGGAAGGTATCACAGATTGCAATTAAGGCTGCTGAGGATGACATAAATTCTGATCCAAGCATTCTTGGTGGAACTAAATTGTCTATACTTATGCATGATTCCAACTTTAGTGGATTTCTTGGCATCATTGGGG CATTAAAGTTCATGGAGACTGACACAGTAGCTATAATTGGTCCACAACATTCTGTGATGGCCCATGTACTCTCACATCTTGCAAATGAACTCCATGTTCCTTTATTGTCATTCACAGCACTCGATCCCACCCTATCACGTCTGCAATACCCTTACTTTATACAAACAGCACCCAATGATGAATTCCAGATGACTGCTATTGCTGATATGATTAGTTATTTTCGTTGGGGAGAGATTGTTGCAGTTTATAGCGATGATGATCAGAGCCGAAATGGTATTACTGCTTTAGGTGATAAACTTGCAGAAAGACGCTGCAAAATTACTTATAAAGCAGCACTTCCCCCGGACCCTACAGCAACACAAAGTGACGTTAGAGATCAACTAGTAAAGGTTCAAATGATGGAAGCTCGAGTAATTGTTTTACATACCTACTCCAAAACAGGTCTCTTGGTTTTCAAGGAGGCCCAGAATCTTGGAATGATGGATCATGGGTATGTTTGGATAGCTTCCACTTGGCTATCTACTGTTCTAGATTCAGTCTCACCACTTCCTTCAAAAACTGCACACTCTATCCAAGGAGTTCTGACACTTCGTCCACACACACCAAATTCAACAAGGAAAAGTGCTTTTATGTCACGGTGGCAAAAGCTGAGTAATAATTCTATTGGGTTCAACCCTTACGGTCTATATGCCTATGATACTGTTTGGATGATTGCTCGTGCAGTAGATTTGTTGCTTGATCAGCAAGGAACAATTTCATTCTCCAACGGTTCTTATTTAAATCGTATGGGGAAAGGGACTCTGAATCTTAGTGCGTTAAGCATTTTTGATGGGGGGAAGCAGCTGCTTGACAACATATTGCGGACCAATATGACAGGTTTGACGGGACCTATTCAATTTAGTCCTGACAGATCTCCATTCCATCCTTCATTTGATATCCTTAACGTGATTGAAACTGGTCATAGGCAGATTGGATACTGGTCTAATTATTCTGGACTATCTGTTGTGACCCCGGAGACACTTTATACAAGACCACCAAACCGTTCTAGTTCGAGTCAGCAATTAGACAGTGTGGTATGGCCTGGAGGAACTACAGAGAAGCCTCGTGGATGGGTTTTTGCAAACAATGGAAGGCCATTGAGAATTGGAGTTCCAAACCGAGTTAGTTATCAGGACTTTGTCTCACGATCAAGAGTAAATGGTACTGATACGGTCCAAGGATATTGCATAGATGTCTTCCTTGCTGCCATAAAGTTGCTTCCTTATGCAGTTCCATATAGGTTCATTCTCTTTGGAGATGGTCATAAGAATCCAAGCTACTCTGAGCTTGTAAATATGATCACAACAAAT GTTTTTGATGCTGTTGTAGGTGACATTGCAATTGTCCCAAACAGAACAAAGATAGTGGATTTTACTCAGCCATATATAGAGTCAGGACTAGTTGTGGTGGCCCCTGTCAAGAAGTCAAATTCAAGTGCCTGGACATTCTTAAGACCATTTACTCCATCCATGTGGGCTGTCACAGCagtttttttccttattattgGAACTGTTGTGTGGATTCTTGAACATAGAATAAATGATGAATTCCGAGGACCTCCTAGGAAACAAATAGCCACAATACTATG GTTTAGCTTCTCTACCATGTTTTTTGCGCATA GAGAAAATACAGTGAGCACACTTGGTCGTGTTGTGATTATCATCTGGCTTTTTGTGGTTCTCATAATCAACTCAAGCTATACAGCAAGCCTGACATCAATACTCACAGTGCAACAGCTTTCCTCCCCCATCACAGGAATTGATTCCTTGGTGACTAGCACTGAACGGATAGGATTCCAAGTAGGATCTTTTGCTGAAAACTATTTGATGGAGGAACTCAACATCCCAAAATCTAGACTAGTTGCTCTTGGCTCACCAGAAGAATATGCTGTTGCCCTTGAGAACAGAACTGTTGCTGCTGTGGTTGATGAAGAGCCATATATAGAGCTCTTCCTGTCAGACCACTGCAAGTTTAAAATTAGAGGCCAAGAGTTCACCAAAAGCGGGTGGGGATTT CTGGATTCTAAATGCTTGAAGGTTGATGTGTGTGCAGGTTAG
- the LOC142644678 gene encoding glutamate receptor 3.2-like isoform X1 codes for MNLVWHVSILVLYIGIFSEGASRPDVVNVGAIFTFSTINGKVSQIAIKAAEDDINSDPSILGGTKLSILMHDSNFSGFLGIIGALKFMETDTVAIIGPQHSVMAHVLSHLANELHVPLLSFTALDPTLSRLQYPYFIQTAPNDEFQMTAIADMISYFRWGEIVAVYSDDDQSRNGITALGDKLAERRCKITYKAALPPDPTATQSDVRDQLVKVQMMEARVIVLHTYSKTGLLVFKEAQNLGMMDHGYVWIASTWLSTVLDSVSPLPSKTAHSIQGVLTLRPHTPNSTRKSAFMSRWQKLSNNSIGFNPYGLYAYDTVWMIARAVDLLLDQQGTISFSNGSYLNRMGKGTLNLSALSIFDGGKQLLDNILRTNMTGLTGPIQFSPDRSPFHPSFDILNVIETGHRQIGYWSNYSGLSVVTPETLYTRPPNRSSSSQQLDSVVWPGGTTEKPRGWVFANNGRPLRIGVPNRVSYQDFVSRSRVNGTDTVQGYCIDVFLAAIKLLPYAVPYRFILFGDGHKNPSYSELVNMITTNVFDAVVGDIAIVPNRTKIVDFTQPYIESGLVVVAPVKKSNSSAWTFLRPFTPSMWAVTAVFFLIIGTVVWILEHRINDEFRGPPRKQIATILWFSFSTMFFAHRENTVSTLGRVVIIIWLFVVLIINSSYTASLTSILTVQQLSSPITGIDSLVTSTERIGFQVGSFAENYLMEELNIPKSRLVALGSPEEYAVALENRTVAAVVDEEPYIELFLSDHCKFKIRGQEFTKSGWGFAFPRDSPLALDLSTAILTLSENGELQRIHDKWLSRKSCGSQANESDELQLESFLGLFLICGAACILALLIYFCLILCQYSRHGIPEESDPSRGAGSHSARVRTFLSFADEKEDVYKSKSKRKREEMQSSSRVKEDESKRTQMDSSQQRHDCEISVH; via the exons ATGAATCTGGTTTGGCATGTGTCAATTCTTGTTCTCTATATTGGAATATTCTCTGAGGGGGCTTCAAGACCTGATGTAGTTAATGTTGGAGCTATCTTCACATTTAGCACGATCAATGGGAAGGTATCACAGATTGCAATTAAGGCTGCTGAGGATGACATAAATTCTGATCCAAGCATTCTTGGTGGAACTAAATTGTCTATACTTATGCATGATTCCAACTTTAGTGGATTTCTTGGCATCATTGGGG CATTAAAGTTCATGGAGACTGACACAGTAGCTATAATTGGTCCACAACATTCTGTGATGGCCCATGTACTCTCACATCTTGCAAATGAACTCCATGTTCCTTTATTGTCATTCACAGCACTCGATCCCACCCTATCACGTCTGCAATACCCTTACTTTATACAAACAGCACCCAATGATGAATTCCAGATGACTGCTATTGCTGATATGATTAGTTATTTTCGTTGGGGAGAGATTGTTGCAGTTTATAGCGATGATGATCAGAGCCGAAATGGTATTACTGCTTTAGGTGATAAACTTGCAGAAAGACGCTGCAAAATTACTTATAAAGCAGCACTTCCCCCGGACCCTACAGCAACACAAAGTGACGTTAGAGATCAACTAGTAAAGGTTCAAATGATGGAAGCTCGAGTAATTGTTTTACATACCTACTCCAAAACAGGTCTCTTGGTTTTCAAGGAGGCCCAGAATCTTGGAATGATGGATCATGGGTATGTTTGGATAGCTTCCACTTGGCTATCTACTGTTCTAGATTCAGTCTCACCACTTCCTTCAAAAACTGCACACTCTATCCAAGGAGTTCTGACACTTCGTCCACACACACCAAATTCAACAAGGAAAAGTGCTTTTATGTCACGGTGGCAAAAGCTGAGTAATAATTCTATTGGGTTCAACCCTTACGGTCTATATGCCTATGATACTGTTTGGATGATTGCTCGTGCAGTAGATTTGTTGCTTGATCAGCAAGGAACAATTTCATTCTCCAACGGTTCTTATTTAAATCGTATGGGGAAAGGGACTCTGAATCTTAGTGCGTTAAGCATTTTTGATGGGGGGAAGCAGCTGCTTGACAACATATTGCGGACCAATATGACAGGTTTGACGGGACCTATTCAATTTAGTCCTGACAGATCTCCATTCCATCCTTCATTTGATATCCTTAACGTGATTGAAACTGGTCATAGGCAGATTGGATACTGGTCTAATTATTCTGGACTATCTGTTGTGACCCCGGAGACACTTTATACAAGACCACCAAACCGTTCTAGTTCGAGTCAGCAATTAGACAGTGTGGTATGGCCTGGAGGAACTACAGAGAAGCCTCGTGGATGGGTTTTTGCAAACAATGGAAGGCCATTGAGAATTGGAGTTCCAAACCGAGTTAGTTATCAGGACTTTGTCTCACGATCAAGAGTAAATGGTACTGATACGGTCCAAGGATATTGCATAGATGTCTTCCTTGCTGCCATAAAGTTGCTTCCTTATGCAGTTCCATATAGGTTCATTCTCTTTGGAGATGGTCATAAGAATCCAAGCTACTCTGAGCTTGTAAATATGATCACAACAAAT GTTTTTGATGCTGTTGTAGGTGACATTGCAATTGTCCCAAACAGAACAAAGATAGTGGATTTTACTCAGCCATATATAGAGTCAGGACTAGTTGTGGTGGCCCCTGTCAAGAAGTCAAATTCAAGTGCCTGGACATTCTTAAGACCATTTACTCCATCCATGTGGGCTGTCACAGCagtttttttccttattattgGAACTGTTGTGTGGATTCTTGAACATAGAATAAATGATGAATTCCGAGGACCTCCTAGGAAACAAATAGCCACAATACTATG GTTTAGCTTCTCTACCATGTTTTTTGCGCATA GAGAAAATACAGTGAGCACACTTGGTCGTGTTGTGATTATCATCTGGCTTTTTGTGGTTCTCATAATCAACTCAAGCTATACAGCAAGCCTGACATCAATACTCACAGTGCAACAGCTTTCCTCCCCCATCACAGGAATTGATTCCTTGGTGACTAGCACTGAACGGATAGGATTCCAAGTAGGATCTTTTGCTGAAAACTATTTGATGGAGGAACTCAACATCCCAAAATCTAGACTAGTTGCTCTTGGCTCACCAGAAGAATATGCTGTTGCCCTTGAGAACAGAACTGTTGCTGCTGTGGTTGATGAAGAGCCATATATAGAGCTCTTCCTGTCAGACCACTGCAAGTTTAAAATTAGAGGCCAAGAGTTCACCAAAAGCGGGTGGGGATTT GCATTTCCAAGAGACTCCCCTTTAGCCTTGGACCTGTCTACCGCCATACTCACCCTATCAGAGAATGGTGAACTCCAAAGGATCCATGACAAGTGGTTGTCAAGGAAATCTTGTGGTTCCCAGGCTAATGAATCAGATGAGCTTCAATTAGAAAGCTTCTTGGGTCTATTTCTCATCTGTGGGGCAGCATGTATTCTTGCTCTTCTTATATACTTTTGCTTGATATTATGCCAGTATAGCAGGCATGGAATTCCTGAAGAATCCGATCCTTCTAGAGGTGCTGGCTCACATTCAGCACGTGTGCGGACATTCCTATCATTTGCTGATGAAAAGGAAGATGTGTACAAAAGCAAGTCAAAAAGAAAACGTGAAGAAATGCAATCAAGTAGTCGTGTGAAAGAAGATGAATCTAAGAGAACTCAAATGGACAGTTCTCAGCAGAGGCATGACTGCGAGATTTCAGTTCACTAA